The DNA region TTCGTTTAATGAACTTTTTACTTCAACCTTTCCGCCATGGGCTTTAACAATTGCTTTAACAAAACTAAGGCCAAGCCCAAGCCCTCTTTGGGAGCGGCTTCTGTCTCCTCTATATAATCTATTCCATATTTTATCTATTTCTGAAGGAGAAATACCTATCCCTTCGTCTAAAATTGAGATTTTAACCAAATTATCTTCTTTATAAGCTGAAACCACAATTTTTTTACCTTTACCGCTATATTTTATGGCATTATCAATTAAATTGGCAAGAACTTGTTGAATCCGAGTAATATCCGCCATAATATATAAATCATTTAAAGGTTCTGACGTAACGATTAAAATATTTTTTTCTTCGGCAATAATTTCATAAAGTTCTATAATTTGAGTTATTGCATTCCAAACATTGATATTTGATAAATTTAAGTGCATTACTCCTGTTTCTGCTTCAGATACGTCCATAAGGGTGTTTAATATTGTAATAACCCTGTCTGATTCTTCTATGCAATTCGCTAAAGCTTCAAAACATGCCTCAATATCATTCCTGTTTTTTAATGAGAATTCTGCAATACCTCTTAAACGAGTCATTGGCGTTCTTAAGTCATGGGCAACATTGTCAAGGGATTCGTGCATGGCTTTTATTAAGGATTCATTTTTTTTAGCCAATCGTTTAAAAATTTTTATTATGTTTTCAAATTCCTTGTTTAGATGGGTATTGTCTAAAAATTCTCCGTCAATCATACTTTCTAATATTAAAATAAATTTTTGAAAGGCATTTTTTTTTCGATAGGTTATGAATATTGAGATTAAAAAGCTTATCATAAAAAAGATGGCGCTTATTAAAATAAATAGATTTCTAAGCCATAGTAATTGTTTTTTATTTTCTATTAGGCTTTTTCCGATCTGTATTATTTCACCCTCTTTAAGTGCAGAGCTTTTAATCATTATTTCTGTCTGACTTTCTAATCCTAAATCAATGCTTATGGTTCCTGATTTTGGGAGTTCAATTTTTTTTAAACTATCATGGCTGAAGTTATTTAAGCCTTCTGGAATAGTTACAAACAAAATATTATTTGCATGACTCCCAATCATCACGAAAAAAATTTCAGTAGATATTTTGGACTGTTCTGCAAATCTTTGTTTTACTCCGTTTATTCCTTTTTCAAAATACCATGCGATATAATCTTCTATTCTTGAGTCTAAAAATTTTTCTTCTTTTATTTTTAATGAAATAGATACAGTATTATAAACAAAAAGTAATAGAGCTAATAGGAATAAACCAGAAATGAAAAAGTAGAAAAAACTGTTTTTAAGGGAAAAATAAGATTTATTCTTTTTCTTTAAGAGCATACCCCATTCCACGGATGGTGTTAATCATTTTAAATTCAAAATTTTTATCAATTTTATTTCTGAGTCTGCATACTAAGACATCAACGACATTGGTTTGAGGATCAAAGCTGAAATCGTAAATTTTTTCAAGTATAGAAGTTTTTGAAAGAATTCTACCTTTATTACGAATAAGATATTCGAGCAGAGCAAATTCTTTATTATTTAACTGGATGGTCTCTCCATTACGTTTGACTTCTCTTGTAATAACGTCCACTGTTAAATCACCTGCTGATAAAATTGTTGATTCTGGGCTACGAGAAGATCTTCTAATTAAAGCGTGGATACGAGCGAGGAGTTCTAAAAAAGAAAATGGCTTAACAAGATAATCATCTCCTCCGGCTTGAAGGCCTTTGACTCTATCGTCAACTGAACGCTTAGCGCTTAGAATTAGAACAGGAGTCAATATTTTTTTTGCTCTTAATTTTGCTATAACTGTGATGCCGTCAATGCCTGGAAGCATTATATCAATAATTGCAGCATCATAAGATTCCATAAGACCTAAATGGAGGCCGTCTAATCCGTCATAAGCTACATCTACGGCAAAGCCTTCTTCTTTTAAGCCTTTTGATATGAAAGAGGCTATTTTTTTATCATCTTCAATAACAAGGATTTTCATTATTATATTTCCTGTCGGCAATCTTAATAGATAGTAGCTATACGTCTTTTGGGAATGATTTATTTTACATCTAATTTAGTTATACCATCCCAATTAATATTTCCTTTTTTTATTAAAAATTCTTGGCATCGTGCTAAATAGATTTTAGCAACATTATCCTTCGGGTTAATGGAAAGGCAATTTTGAAAAATTTGGATTGACTTCTCAAAGTTTTGTTCTGAGTAAAGCATTAATCCTGTTTCAAAGGTTGTCAATGTTTCAGTCTTTAGTTTCCTGATTTCTGGAGGATCACTATCAAAAACTTCAAAAATCCAGATAGCTTCAGATTTTCCCTTTACCAAAACTCTATCCAAACGTCTGATTGAATATTTTGAAGGATCTTCTAAAAATACAAAGGTATTTTCACTTATCAAGACTGATACCCCATATATTCGAGTTAATCCTTCTAGTCGGCTTGATAGGTTGACGGTATCACCGATGACAGTATATTCCATACGTGAGCTTGATCCAATATTGCCTGCTAATACAGAACCAGTATGAATACCTATACCTGCTTCAATGGTAGGTAGTCCTTGTTTTACAAGCTCTATATTTAATCCATCCATGACCTTTTTCATCCTGATTGCGGATTTAAGAGCAGCATCAGGGTGCTTTTCCAAATCGATTGGTACTCCAAAGACCGCTAAGAGAGCATCACCAATAAATTTGTTAACAAGACCATTCTCTTTAGTTATACAAAGGCTCATCTTTTCAAAAAAACGATTAAGCAAATCAACCACTTTTTCTGGTTTCATTTTCTCCGATATATTCGTAAAGCCTCGTATATCTGAAAACAGAATCGTTGCTTCTTTGTTTTCACCACCCAATTCGATATTACCTTTTAATAAATAATCTCTTACTCTCGGATCCACCATTTTGCCAAAAGTATCTTTTATAAATTCCTTTTCCTGCAAGCTCCCAGCCATTTCATTGATGCCTTCACCAAGGCTTCCTATTTCATCATTTGAAACTATTTCTACACGGGCATAATAATTTTCTGATTTTATTTCCTTTATTGCTTTTTTCATCTGCACTAATGGGGTTTGATACGAACTTGAAATTAAAAATGTAAGAAAAGAACCAAGCAGTAACAGGCAAAATGATAATAAAAGAATTGGTAAAAGAATTCTTCCTATTTGATTGTCATTTATTTGAGCAAAAATGATGCTAACAAAAAGAAATACAGGGAAAACGGCCACAGCAAAAAAATAAATATAAAACCGTAATTTAACGGATAAAATTATTGCTCCTTTATACCCTGTTAATCTATTATCAGGAAAAAATTGAAAAATTATTTGTTTTCTAATAATAAATTCAAGGGAATAATATATAATAACAAAACATAAACTTCCCGTCAGAAAAATATATAAAATAAAACTAATATATCCACTTATATTTAAATGAATATGGTTCAGGTGAATAACTGCTAAAAAAAAAATTAAAAAAATTACCCAACCCAAAATTCCGATAATGCCAATCAGGAGAGGTGCATTTAACAATCTTTTTTTTGCCAAAGGGGAAGGAACTGTATTGCTTTCTATTTGATAGCAGGCTTTTAGAATGGGCAATAGATATAAAAAAATAATTATGCCAGGAATTATAAAGGAAATGGGCATTGCCATTAATTTGTAAGCTTTTTCCACTATTAAAATTATTTGTCCCTGGTTTGCTTTAAAACATATCATTGGGTATAAAAACCATATTCCACATAGCGAGACTATCAAATTTGCTCCGAAAGATATTCCCATAAAGATTACAATTGTCCTGCCTGTTTTTATAATTTTTTTATATGGTTTCATACCTTTTGTACACAGCTTATACTTCTTTTCTTTGACTTTTATTTGATTAATAATGGACGTGTCCCACTTTTTACACAAAGACTAATAGCATACGATGTTTGCCCCCTCTCCCTTGACGGGAGAGGGTTGGGGTGAGGGTGAACCATAATAATCAAAGCCTTAACTTAATAGCATTCATTCCCCTCCCCCGTCAGCTTGCGTGGCGACCCATCCCGCAAGGGGATGGGATGATTTGGATATCAAGAGAAAGGAAATAATTTGTGTAAAAGGTGGGAGACCTCCAATATTATCTTACTTTTGTGATGAATACCCAAGCAATTCAGATGATTGAGATATTGCTATATTGACGTCTTGAAGAATACTTTCAACATCAGAAAGAGAAAGACCTAAATCTTCCCATGCTCCATCCTTAAATACCTCATGGAAACAATTAATTCCATTGGTGTATCCTTGACTGTTACAAATACCATTAGCAATATGGACTATTTGGGAACATTTTTTTTCTGCATTTGTACCGTAAAATGGAAAATGATGATACCGAACAGCATTAATAATTTGAGTATCAGAAAGCCACCATTTTTCGATAAAAGCAGCACCTACTTCCTGATGATCACATCCAAAATATTCGCTTTCTTGTTTTTCAAGGGTTATTTCCTTTTCCCCTGCTTTTTCCAAAAAATCACTATATTCTGAGGGAATAAGATATACAAAAACTATTATCCCAACATCATGCATCAAACCTGCTAAATATGAAATATCTTGAATTTCTCGAGGAGCCTTAACATAGCTGGCAAGAGCTTGAGTAAACATTGCAACTGAAAGACAATGCTGCCAAAATTGATAAAAATCAATTACTTTGGATTTAGAAAATAGGCTTGTTAATTTTAAAGAATAAACGAGCTGTTTAATTTTGCTTAAACCCAATTTATTTATAGCTATTGGCAGTGTTTTTACTTCTTGACTACCTATAGAATAAAAAGCACTGTTCGCAAGTTTAAGTATATTTCCAGCAAGAGAAACATCAAGCTCTATGATTTTAGCGATATCAGTTATACTTGTATTAATATCCCCAATTTTTTGTTGTAATTTTAATAATATATCTGGAAATGGAGGAAGATTACCTTTTTTTTCAATTAGTGCAAATATATTCTGTTTCATAATTCCTCCAAGTTATTCAAGCCAAGCGCCTGAACTATCTTTGTAAGTAATTCTTCTCCTGAAAAAGGCTTTGTTATATACTGTTTTGCACCAGCTCTTATAGCGTCAATAACTTTTTCTTTTTGGGATATAGTAGTTAGCATAATAACAGGAATAGACCTATATCTCTTGTCCTGTTTTATCGTGTTTAAGAATGTATAACCATCCATTTCCGGCATTTCCCAATCAAGCAGAATAAGATCAATTTTTCCATTGAACGATTCAAGAACTTTTAGAGCTTCTTTTCCGTTTTGTGCTTCAACAAAATCAACATCAAGTACATCAACCATGTTTTGTATTGTCTGACGAATAGATTTTGAATCATCAACCGAGAGAATTCTCATTTTATCCCCCTATTTTTTTATATTAACTAAAGCATTTTTGTGGTAAGTAATTTCAAATTTATCAGTAAATCCTCTTAACGATTCGGTTGCGCCAAGAATTAGAGTTCCTTTTGGAACTAAAGCATTTGCGATTTTTTCGTATAAAATTTTTTTAAAATCACTACTGAAATAAATTGTTACATATCTCAACAGGATTAAATCGAATGTTCCAAGAGAAATAAAACTTTCTTGGAGATTAAATTTTTTAAATTTAACCTTTTTTTTAAGTTCTTGATCAAAGACCCATACATTTTTTTGTTGAGTAAAATATTTAAGTTTTTTATCAAGAGGAAGACCTCTATTTATGGTCATTGAGTCATACTTTGCCGCCATTGCAAGGAAAAGCGCTGATGAAGATATATCAGTAGCTATTATTTCAATTTTATCTAAAATGCTTAACATTCCTTTTGTTTTTGCTACTTCATCAATAAGCATAAGAATAGAATAAGGCTCTTGACCTGTAGAAGAAGCGGCTGACCATATTCTTGCGCGCCCAGTTTTTAAAGCCTTATCAATGATGGAAGGGATTGCGACTTCACGTAAGTAACTCCATAAACTTTCATCCCGAAACCATAAAGTTTCATTTGTAGTCATTGCATCAATAATGCGATCTCTCAGCTTATTAGTATAATCAGTCCTTGCTTTGAAATGAAGTTCTTGAAATGAATTTGAGCCTGTTTCTATTAAAAGATCTGAAAGCCTCGATTCGATTAGATATTCTTTTCCATCCTCAAGAAAAATACCACAATGCTCTTCAATATATTTTTTCATTAATATATATTCTGGTTCTGTTATTTTAACCATTAAACACGCCCTTTTTCTATTATTTTCGTTATTCTGTCGGCAATAACATCCAGGGGAAGTATTTCGTCAGCATTTCCTGCTTCGGCAACAGCTCCGGGCATTCCCCATACAACACTTGTTTTTTCATCTTGAATTATAGAATATCCTCCTTTTGTTCTTATAGAGGATACACCAGTCGCTCCATCCGTGCCCATCCCTGTTAGAATAACCGTAAGAACATTTCCTCCGTAAACTGAAGCAATAGAATTGAAAAGAACATCTACAGCAGGCCTGCAACTATGAACGGGCGGTGAATCAATCAAACTTATTTTAAAATTCCCATTTTTTTTAACGATCATGTGGCTCCCGCCTGGAGCAATGTACATGATTCCTGGTTTAATTAAATCGTCATTTTTTGCTTCTATAACACTTATTTGGGAAAGACTATTTAAACGTTCCGCAAGAGAAGCAGTAAACATTGGAGGCATGTGTTGAACAGCTAATATTGGGAGAGGAAAATCTTTTTTTATTTTAGGTATAAGTTCAACTAAAGCATTTGGACCTCCTGTTGAGACACCAATAGCAACTACATCTATTTTTTCAGCTCTTTTAACAATCCTTTCAGACTTCTTGATAATTTCTTTTTCAATTTTAATTTCTTTAGTTTCTTTTTTAAAAAAAGGTATGTGGTCACGAATTGTTTTTATAAAAGGCTTTTCTTCCTTAATTTCTTTAGGCTTAGGAAGGTCAACCGCTTTAATCTGTTTGGAATACTTTCTTGTTAATGCAAGGGATATAAGGGGAGTAATCGACGCTTTAAGTTCAGCAATGCTATCATCAGCTGATGCTCCTAAAGGTTTTGGAATAAAATCAATAGCTCCTGATTGAAGTGCTTTCACTGTTACTTCAGCGTTTTCTCGACTAACCCCGCTTACCATTACAACGTCTATATTTGGAAATTCTTTTTTTAAAACAGCTAATGTTTCAAATCCATCCATTTCTGGCATGGAAACATCCAAAAATACTATGTCAGGCTGAGCGAGCCTTATTTTGGCAATAGCTAACTTACCATTTGGAGCAACCCCCATAACTTCGGCAATTTTTATTTCAGCAATAACCTTTGACAATATCTGTCTATACGTTATGGAGTCATCAACTATTAGGACTTTGAGATTGTCTGACATTATAATTCCTTACCCACTCTGAATCAAATATTTATTTAATTTATCATCAAATGTAAAAACTGCACGATTTTCTACTGCATGATATGCCCATAAAACTGCATCGACAATATCAATATTTTTTGTAGAATAAAATAATAGCGCTTGTTTTATAATATCTTGTTTTTCAACTTTAATCAGATGCTCATCTATCAAGTCACATAAGCTTGTCCTGATTTCTTCTCTGGGAACATGATAAACTTTCTGGAGAACATAAACTACTTCACATATTACTTCCGTTAATAAAATAGCTTCGTGATTTTCGAGAATTTCAGTTGCTCTAATCGAAAGCTCTGAATGATCATTAAGAATATATCTCAATACAATATTGGCATCAACAAGACACATATTTATCTTCCACCTCCTGACCCCAGGCATCTTTCTCTATTTCAATTAATTCAGGATTAGCATACTTTTGCAAACATCCTTTTAAACTTTTTTGTGATCGAGGAGCTTTATCTTGCATAGGAAGAATAATTATTTCTACTTGCTGCCCCCAAAATATATGCGGAAGATTTAGAATAATTCGCCCTTCTTTAACATTACGTATTTCTCGAATAGCTTGCATATCTTTTTTCCCATTTTACTTAAAAATTAACTTAAAACTGACATATCATTCACTTCATTAAGGCTAAAACTAAAGGCTAATACAAATTCTATTGTCTATAAATAGTAATAAAATGTCATTTTTAATTCTGCATTAAAGTTTAAACCCTTTAACTATTTCTGAAAGAGCTGCCGCCATATTTGCAAGTTCTTTTGATGACAGATTTGTTTGGCTTGCTCCTATAGATGTTTCTTTTGATGCGGAGCTTATGCCTTGTATATTTTTGGAAATATCATGAACACCTTTAGCTGCTTCGTTCGATGAATTAGCAACTTCTCTTACTCCACTTGAAAGCTCGTCAACGTGTTTTGCAATTTCAGCAGCAGCTATAGAAGAATCTCCAACTGATTTAGCAATTTCCTGAACTAATTGAGCTGATTTTTTTGCATTATTTGATACATCTTTAACAGTTTTCGCATTATTTGCAACTGATTTTGAAATTTCACTGGCTGTAGCGGTCTGTTCTTCAACAGCAGATGCGATGGTTTCATTTATGCCGGCTATTTCATTTATAATTTTGCTTATTTCTTCTATAGCGGCAACAGCTTCGTTAGTGCTGTTTTGGATGTTTTCCACCTGTCCTGCAATTTCATCGGTAGCTTCGGCTGACTGCTTGGCGAGCTCTTTTACTTCACCAGCAACGACAGCAAAACCTTTTCCGGCTTCGCCAGCTCCTGCTGCTTCAATTGTTGCATTAAGAGCAAGCATATTTGTTTGGTCTGCTATATCTTTAATTACGCCGACTACCTTGCCAATTTGTTTTGATGCATTAACAAGGACTTCCATTCTTTCATTGATGTCTTGAGCTCTCTTGTTTGCATTTTGTGATACTCGACTTCCTTTAGCTGTATTTTTTGATACTTCGTTAAGGGATGCCGTCATTTCTTCAATAGCAGCAGCGATAGTATTAATATTGGATGCAATTTCTTCACTTGAATGAGCCATACCATCAACATTTCTTGCAGTTTCATTTGAAGAATTAGCAACATTGCTAAACGTAGAGGACATTTCTTCAGTCATAGCGGCAATATTGGATACAGATGAACTTGCCTGCTCAGCGGCTGATGCTACTGTTCCAACGCTTGCTGAAATCTGTTCTGACGCAGCGGCTACAGTATCAGATTGTTTTGTCATTTCCTCTGCTGATGCTGCCATCTGACTTGAAACAGAAGATAATTCTTCTGAAGAGCCAGATAATCCATTAGAGGTGTCTGCAAGTTTTTTCATTATATTTCTTAAATTAGTTATAGCTCTGTTAAGCTCCCTTGTCATATCACCAATTTCATCTTTTGTATCAATATCAAGGGTTGATGAAAGGTCTCCAGTTCCAAATGTTTTAACGAAAGAGGCTATTTTTATAATAGGCTTAGTTATAGCGGATGTTATTCCTAAGGAAAACATTATACCTAAAACTATAGCTATTATAAAACCTACAATTATAGTCATAAGACCATTAGTTATTGAATGAACTGTTTCGTTTGATATAATGATAGTATTATCTATGCCAGCCTTAGCGATTTGAGTTAAAATTTCACGAAAATTATCAACCACATGTTCTCGTTTTTTACCTAAATCATTAAGTTCTTTCATAGCTGATAATAAAGTTTTCATACCGTTTGAATATTTGTCAGCAGCTTTATGAATATTGGCTATTTCAATTTTATTTTCCTGTTTTTTTACCATAGGTTCAAGTTCATATAAGACTTTATCAATTTTATCAAAAATTTTTAAAGCATCTTCCATTGTATTTAATTCCCTTTTAGACTGGGATTTAAAATTTGCAACTCTAATGCTGTTTCCAATGTCAATAATGTCATTGGCTAAATTTATTTTTTTTACTCTTTCATTCAAAGCTGAAGCATCTTTATTATTTTTAATTTCATCAAACATGGATTCATTTTGACTATTTAAAAAAGAATAACAATTTTTCATATATTCCGAGGCCCCTTCATCAAGGGTTGTCATGGACTTATTTATTACGTTAAATTTTTCTTTAGTTTGATTTAAAAGGTCTTCATATTTATTAGCTTCAGCTACAGCTATAGTCAATTTTTCCTTTAATTGCTTTAAATGCTGGCTTGATTCAGCTAAATCTTCTGCTTTTTTTATATATTCTTTCATAAGGTTAAAATTTTTCATTCCGCGCTCTAAATACGATTCCTCTCCAGTTAATCCATATCCTCTGAAATCAAAAATAGCTAAAAGAAAATCTCTTAAAATTTCATCACAAATTTGAACTTCAGGAATATATTCTTTTGAAAGCATATCTGTTTTATTATCGATATTATTCATTATGATTAAAGTTATAATACCTATAATAAGAGTAATACCTATAATGATTCCAAAACCTATTCCTATTTTTTTACCAATTTTTATATTCGCCATCATTTGTTGTAGCATATCTATCCTCCTAAATTATTTATTGAATTTAATTTTCTTTAATTTAACCTAAATTCATTATAAGGTTTAAAATAGCATTTACATCAAGAAGAATTACTAAATTACCACCCCTTTTAACTACTCCTCTAATAAGTTCTCTATCAACAGAATCAAGGTTTGGAGGAGGTGGCAGAATTTTATCTTCTTCCACATTAATTACATCATCCATCTTATCTATAAGGAAACCTACAATATCTTCTCCTAAATCAATAGAACGAATATATCCCTCATGTTTTACATGAGCTATTTCATCATTTGTTTTAAAAATAAGGAGCCTGCAGTTATTTATATCTGGAGTAGGCTCTCTATCAAGACATACATTCAAATCTATTACAGTTACGACTCTTCCTCTAAGATTCATTAAACCTTTAAAATGAGGCGAAGCAGACGGTATTGGAGTAAGAGACATATGCCGATAAATTTCTTTTACAAGCAGGATATCAACTCCGAGTAAAGTTTCGCCTAAACAAAAGGTTGCTATTTTTTGCATATAATTA from Desulfobacterales bacterium includes:
- a CDS encoding HAMP domain-containing histidine kinase, whose protein sequence is MLLKKKNKSYFSLKNSFFYFFISGLFLLALLLFVYNTVSISLKIKEEKFLDSRIEDYIAWYFEKGINGVKQRFAEQSKISTEIFFVMIGSHANNILFVTIPEGLNNFSHDSLKKIELPKSGTISIDLGLESQTEIMIKSSALKEGEIIQIGKSLIENKKQLLWLRNLFILISAIFFMISFLISIFITYRKKNAFQKFILILESMIDGEFLDNTHLNKEFENIIKIFKRLAKKNESLIKAMHESLDNVAHDLRTPMTRLRGIAEFSLKNRNDIEACFEALANCIEESDRVITILNTLMDVSEAETGVMHLNLSNINVWNAITQIIELYEIIAEEKNILIVTSEPLNDLYIMADITRIQQVLANLIDNAIKYSGKGKKIVVSAYKEDNLVKISILDEGIGISPSEIDKIWNRLYRGDRSRSQRGLGLGLSFVKAIVKAHGGKVEVKSSLNEGTNFILMFGNGIIV
- a CDS encoding response regulator transcription factor; translation: MKILVIEDDKKIASFISKGLKEEGFAVDVAYDGLDGLHLGLMESYDAAIIDIMLPGIDGITVIAKLRAKKILTPVLILSAKRSVDDRVKGLQAGGDDYLVKPFSFLELLARIHALIRRSSRSPESTILSAGDLTVDVITREVKRNGETIQLNNKEFALLEYLIRNKGRILSKTSILEKIYDFSFDPQTNVVDVLVCRLRNKIDKNFEFKMINTIRGMGYALKEKE
- a CDS encoding adenylate/guanylate cyclase domain-containing protein — encoded protein: MKPYKKIIKTGRTIVIFMGISFGANLIVSLCGIWFLYPMICFKANQGQIILIVEKAYKLMAMPISFIIPGIIIFLYLLPILKACYQIESNTVPSPLAKKRLLNAPLLIGIIGILGWVIFLIFFLAVIHLNHIHLNISGYISFILYIFLTGSLCFVIIYYSLEFIIRKQIIFQFFPDNRLTGYKGAIILSVKLRFYIYFFAVAVFPVFLFVSIIFAQINDNQIGRILLPILLLSFCLLLLGSFLTFLISSSYQTPLVQMKKAIKEIKSENYYARVEIVSNDEIGSLGEGINEMAGSLQEKEFIKDTFGKMVDPRVRDYLLKGNIELGGENKEATILFSDIRGFTNISEKMKPEKVVDLLNRFFEKMSLCITKENGLVNKFIGDALLAVFGVPIDLEKHPDAALKSAIRMKKVMDGLNIELVKQGLPTIEAGIGIHTGSVLAGNIGSSSRMEYTVIGDTVNLSSRLEGLTRIYGVSVLISENTFVFLEDPSKYSIRRLDRVLVKGKSEAIWIFEVFDSDPPEIRKLKTETLTTFETGLMLYSEQNFEKSIQIFQNCLSINPKDNVAKIYLARCQEFLIKKGNINWDGITKLDVK
- a CDS encoding HDOD domain-containing protein, which encodes MKQNIFALIEKKGNLPPFPDILLKLQQKIGDINTSITDIAKIIELDVSLAGNILKLANSAFYSIGSQEVKTLPIAINKLGLSKIKQLVYSLKLTSLFSKSKVIDFYQFWQHCLSVAMFTQALASYVKAPREIQDISYLAGLMHDVGIIVFVYLIPSEYSDFLEKAGEKEITLEKQESEYFGCDHQEVGAAFIEKWWLSDTQIINAVRYHHFPFYGTNAEKKCSQIVHIANGICNSQGYTNGINCFHEVFKDGAWEDLGLSLSDVESILQDVNIAISQSSELLGYSSQK
- a CDS encoding response regulator translates to MRILSVDDSKSIRQTIQNMVDVLDVDFVEAQNGKEALKVLESFNGKIDLILLDWEMPEMDGYTFLNTIKQDKRYRSIPVIMLTTISQKEKVIDAIRAGAKQYITKPFSGEELLTKIVQALGLNNLEEL
- a CDS encoding protein-glutamate O-methyltransferase CheR, producing the protein MVKITEPEYILMKKYIEEHCGIFLEDGKEYLIESRLSDLLIETGSNSFQELHFKARTDYTNKLRDRIIDAMTTNETLWFRDESLWSYLREVAIPSIIDKALKTGRARIWSAASSTGQEPYSILMLIDEVAKTKGMLSILDKIEIIATDISSSALFLAMAAKYDSMTINRGLPLDKKLKYFTQQKNVWVFDQELKKKVKFKKFNLQESFISLGTFDLILLRYVTIYFSSDFKKILYEKIANALVPKGTLILGATESLRGFTDKFEITYHKNALVNIKK
- a CDS encoding chemotaxis response regulator protein-glutamate methylesterase gives rise to the protein MSDNLKVLIVDDSITYRQILSKVIAEIKIAEVMGVAPNGKLAIAKIRLAQPDIVFLDVSMPEMDGFETLAVLKKEFPNIDVVMVSGVSRENAEVTVKALQSGAIDFIPKPLGASADDSIAELKASITPLISLALTRKYSKQIKAVDLPKPKEIKEEKPFIKTIRDHIPFFKKETKEIKIEKEIIKKSERIVKRAEKIDVVAIGVSTGGPNALVELIPKIKKDFPLPILAVQHMPPMFTASLAERLNSLSQISVIEAKNDDLIKPGIMYIAPGGSHMIVKKNGNFKISLIDSPPVHSCRPAVDVLFNSIASVYGGNVLTVILTGMGTDGATGVSSIRTKGGYSIIQDEKTSVVWGMPGAVAEAGNADEILPLDVIADRITKIIEKGRV
- a CDS encoding PIN domain-containing protein, with the translated sequence MCLVDANIVLRYILNDHSELSIRATEILENHEAILLTEVICEVVYVLQKVYHVPREEIRTSLCDLIDEHLIKVEKQDIIKQALLFYSTKNIDIVDAVLWAYHAVENRAVFTFDDKLNKYLIQSG
- a CDS encoding HAMP domain-containing protein, which encodes MLQQMMANIKIGKKIGIGFGIIIGITLIIGIITLIIMNNIDNKTDMLSKEYIPEVQICDEILRDFLLAIFDFRGYGLTGEESYLERGMKNFNLMKEYIKKAEDLAESSQHLKQLKEKLTIAVAEANKYEDLLNQTKEKFNVINKSMTTLDEGASEYMKNCYSFLNSQNESMFDEIKNNKDASALNERVKKINLANDIIDIGNSIRVANFKSQSKRELNTMEDALKIFDKIDKVLYELEPMVKKQENKIEIANIHKAADKYSNGMKTLLSAMKELNDLGKKREHVVDNFREILTQIAKAGIDNTIIISNETVHSITNGLMTIIVGFIIAIVLGIMFSLGITSAITKPIIKIASFVKTFGTGDLSSTLDIDTKDEIGDMTRELNRAITNLRNIMKKLADTSNGLSGSSEELSSVSSQMAASAEEMTKQSDTVAAASEQISASVGTVASAAEQASSSVSNIAAMTEEMSSTFSNVANSSNETARNVDGMAHSSEEIASNINTIAAAIEEMTASLNEVSKNTAKGSRVSQNANKRAQDINERMEVLVNASKQIGKVVGVIKDIADQTNMLALNATIEAAGAGEAGKGFAVVAGEVKELAKQSAEATDEIAGQVENIQNSTNEAVAAIEEISKIINEIAGINETIASAVEEQTATASEISKSVANNAKTVKDVSNNAKKSAQLVQEIAKSVGDSSIAAAEIAKHVDELSSGVREVANSSNEAAKGVHDISKNIQGISSASKETSIGASQTNLSSKELANMAAALSEIVKGFKL
- a CDS encoding purine-binding chemotaxis protein CheW, producing the protein MQKIATFCLGETLLGVDILLVKEIYRHMSLTPIPSASPHFKGLMNLRGRVVTVIDLNVCLDREPTPDINNCRLLIFKTNDEIAHVKHEGYIRSIDLGEDIVGFLIDKMDDVINVEEDKILPPPPNLDSVDRELIRGVVKRGGNLVILLDVNAILNLIMNLG